The window CTGGAGGCTGTCGTAGCGGAATCCCTTGAGGTCGAGCCGGTCGATGAGATTCGTGATCTCCATATCGTAACACCGGCCGCATCTCCGGCAGGTCAGCATGAAGAGTTCGAGGTTCTGGGTGATGTCCTCCCGGTCATTCGTGGCCAGCTCGAATTGTTCGGTCATGGCGATGGCGTCTTCGGGACAGACATCGGCGCAGCGCCCGCAGTACATGCAGCGCGATCCGTCATAGAGGAGAACGCGGATGTCCTGACAGATGTCGCGGACCATGATCGTTCGGGCCGGGCAGTGGTCGGCGCAGCCGCCGCAGCCGACACATTTCGTATGGTCCCAGGCCGGGGCACCCCGGAAGTCCTCCGGGGCGGGACGGGGTTCGAAGGGATATTTCAAGGTAACGACGCCCGGCTTGAGAACCAGGAGGACCTGTTTGATCTTGCTCATAAGCCACATGATCTTCTCCTTTGCCTCGGCTAGAAGCCCTTGACGGCCAGACCGGCGGCGACGAGGGCGACGGCGATCAATCCGGCGTAAAATTTTACCGCCTGGTCGATGCGGAATCTGGGGTTCGTCGCGCCGATGATTGCGATCAGGACAAAGACGACGAGGATTCCCAGGAGCTGAATGAGAATGTCGGCCGGCCCGAAACCCGTCGCGGGAAGCGGCACGAAGACGCTCACGAAAAGGAAGGCGTAAAACATCTGCTTCATCATCATGGCGTACTTGAACAGACCGTAGAAAGCCCCGCTGTACTCGATGAAGGGTCCTTCCAGAATTTCCACCTCCGCCTCGGCGATGTCGAAGGGCTGGCGGCCCACGAAGGCCTGGAGAGCCAGGAGGTAGACGGACAGCATGAGAACGGCGGAGATCCCGTAGCCGGCGCTTCCCAGCGGGGCCATGGCGGCGCTCAGCTTGAGGCCTCCGGATTTGACCGCCCCCAGAATGAGCGTCATGGCCAGCACCGGTTCGATCATGATCATAGTCGCCATCTCCCGGCTGGCCCCGATCAGAGCGAAGGTGTTGCGGCTGGCCAGGGCGCCGAGCAGAACACAGACCCCGCCCAGGACGAGCATGTAGATGAGCGAGATAATGTCGGTGCGCTGCGTCAGGAAGTTGGCCTTGCCTCCGAGGGGGATCATGGCGGCGACGGTCAGAACGGCCGCGAAGGCGCCCAGAGGAGCCAGCGAAAAAGCCCAGTTCCGGGCTGAGTTCATGCGCTCCTTGCCGAGAAGCTTGATGAGGTCGAAATAGGGCTGCAGGAGCGGAGGGCCCTGCCGCGACTGGATTTTGGCCGTGATTTTCCGGGTCACTCCCTGAAACAGCGGCGCGAACAGGAGGAACACGGCGACATTGACGAAGACATAGACGATGTCCATGATCATCTCCTCCGGCTCCGCGGCCGTCTCGCGAGTTTTTCGAGGCCGCTTGGGTCCAGAATTGTCCGGGACTTCTTCTTCATGTCGATGACGACGACGCGATCGGTGCAGGAAAAACAGGGATCGATGCTGCCCAGGATAATGGGAAAATCGGCGAACTGGTTGTTGAGCAGCATGTCGGGGACGCCCTGAAGATTGGCGTAGGTCGGCGCCCGGACCTTCCAGCGCTCGGGCCGGTTCTCCTCGCCCGTGATAACGTAGTGGACGGATTCGCCGCGGGGCGCCTCGACGGTCGACATGCCGTGCCGAAGAGGAGGGAGGATTTCGGAGAATTCGGTGAGCAGAGGGCCGTCGTTCGGCATGGTGTCCAGGGCCTGCCGGATGATCTTCACGGATTCGAAGACTTCGAGGATCCGGACGACGACCGTGCCCCAGACATCGCCGCTGTCCATGACGGGAACAGCGAATTCGACCGCGTCATAAGCCGCGTAGGGATGGTCGCGGCGGGCGTCGATGTCCACGCCGCGGGCCCGGGCGACCGGCCCGATCAGACTCCAGCGGCGGGTCTGCTCTTCCGTAAGAAACCCGACGCCCTTGGTTCTCTTGTGAATGGACGTGTCTTTCAGAACCGCCGCCTTGACTTCGAGGACCTCCTTTTCGACGGTTTCGAGGGTTTCGCGGAGTTCTCTTCCGATCTCCGGGGTGATATCCCGGCGGACGCCGCCGATCACGATCATGCCGTAGGTTTTGCGGTTGCCGGTGATGCGCTCCGAAAGCCACATGATGCGCTCCCGGATCCGCCAGGCCTGCATGAACAGCGTGTCGAAACCGATGAGATGGCCGGCGACGCCGAGCCAGAGGAGGTGGGAATGCAGCCGCTCGATCTCCAGCAGGATGGTCCGGATGAATTCGGCCCGCCGGGAAATCTTGAGTCCGGCGGCTTCCTCGACGGCCTGGGCGTAGGCCGCGGCATGGACGGAACCGCAAATGCCGCAGATGCGTTCGGCCACAAAGGGAATTTCGTTGTAACTGACCTGCGTCTGGCAGAGTTTTTCGATGCCGCGGTGAGTCATGAATCCGCGATAGTCGCAGCCCTTGATGGTTTCGCCGTCGACGTAAACCGCAAAATGGGCCGGTTCATGAAGACTCGCGTGAAAGGGCCCCACGGGAACGACCGTCGTTCCGGGTGGAGCTTCGTCCAGTTGGTAGGCGACGTCCTCGGCTGCGGGCGGGACCAGATTGTGGGGCACGTCCTTGCGCAGCGGATAAATGCCCTCCGGCCAGTCGTCGGCCAGGATCAGGCGTTTCGGTTTCGGATGGCCTTTGAAAGTCATGCCGAGAAGGTCGGCGCATTCCCGCTCCGTCCAGCCCGCATTGGGGATGTCCGGGGTGATGGAGTCGAACACGGGATCGTTCGCGGGGGCCGATGTCCGGAGGGCCGCCAGGATTCCGTCCCGGTCGAAAGCGAAAGTGTGGATCAGGGGGAGCGTACCGTCGCGTTCGATGCTGTCCGCGCCGAACCCGACCATGTATCTTGCTCCAAGTCCGATGAGCCGCGCCGCGGCGGCCCGGAGGTGCTCTCTCGGGATGTCGAGATAGACGCGGTGGGGAAGAGGAATGTCGACGGTCAGTCCGGACGTGCCGAACTCCGTCTCCAGCGTTTTTTTCAAGGTGTCCGGCGTCAGCATGATGGTTCTCCTCGATGGTCGACCGGAAGAGTTTCATGATCCTGCGGTTCGCCTCCGGTCCAGCGGAACAGCTTCTTGAAGGCTGCGAACATGCTCTTGTCCACGTAGCGATTGATGTTTTCAGGTTCCTTGTAGCCGCAGAGCCATGTCTGAGCCGGAAC of the Acidobacteriota bacterium genome contains:
- a CDS encoding 4Fe-4S binding protein, whose amino-acid sequence is MSKIKQVLLVLKPGVVTLKYPFEPRPAPEDFRGAPAWDHTKCVGCGGCADHCPARTIMVRDICQDIRVLLYDGSRCMYCGRCADVCPEDAIAMTEQFELATNDREDITQNLELFMLTCRRCGRCYDMEITNLIDRLDLKGFRYDSLQARTVLRRTSEQFEPRILRETESFQRPHKLGE
- a CDS encoding complex I subunit 1 family protein, which encodes MDIVYVFVNVAVFLLFAPLFQGVTRKITAKIQSRQGPPLLQPYFDLIKLLGKERMNSARNWAFSLAPLGAFAAVLTVAAMIPLGGKANFLTQRTDIISLIYMLVLGGVCVLLGALASRNTFALIGASREMATMIMIEPVLAMTLILGAVKSGGLKLSAAMAPLGSAGYGISAVLMLSVYLLALQAFVGRQPFDIAEAEVEILEGPFIEYSGAFYGLFKYAMMMKQMFYAFLFVSVFVPLPATGFGPADILIQLLGILVVFVLIAIIGATNPRFRIDQAVKFYAGLIAVALVAAGLAVKGF
- a CDS encoding NADH-quinone oxidoreductase subunit C, which gives rise to MLTPDTLKKTLETEFGTSGLTVDIPLPHRVYLDIPREHLRAAAARLIGLGARYMVGFGADSIERDGTLPLIHTFAFDRDGILAALRTSAPANDPVFDSITPDIPNAGWTERECADLLGMTFKGHPKPKRLILADDWPEGIYPLRKDVPHNLVPPAAEDVAYQLDEAPPGTTVVPVGPFHASLHEPAHFAVYVDGETIKGCDYRGFMTHRGIEKLCQTQVSYNEIPFVAERICGICGSVHAAAYAQAVEEAAGLKISRRAEFIRTILLEIERLHSHLLWLGVAGHLIGFDTLFMQAWRIRERIMWLSERITGNRKTYGMIVIGGVRRDITPEIGRELRETLETVEKEVLEVKAAVLKDTSIHKRTKGVGFLTEEQTRRWSLIGPVARARGVDIDARRDHPYAAYDAVEFAVPVMDSGDVWGTVVVRILEVFESVKIIRQALDTMPNDGPLLTEFSEILPPLRHGMSTVEAPRGESVHYVITGEENRPERWKVRAPTYANLQGVPDMLLNNQFADFPIILGSIDPCFSCTDRVVVIDMKKKSRTILDPSGLEKLARRPRSRRR